The sequence GAGGTGTTAAAAGAGGGGTTGAGTGCCTATTGGCCGCTGCCCAATGGCAAGGTGGTTTTTGATCCGGCGCTAATACCGAACTTGATCGCCAGCAAGAGCCGCAGCGCTATAACAAGAGACCGGGTGTTAACCGTGACCAAAACTGGAGAGGCGTATATTGATTTGTATAATAATCTGCCGGATAGCGAGGATCAGGCGGCCTATGAGTTTCTTGTTCCGGCGCTGTGTCGTGAGTATCAAGCTGAGATAGGTGCCAGTGCTCGATGCCATAAGGTGTTGACGGACGCCAAATAACCCAAGTTTGCGCCAAGGGTCTGTTGGGAGTCTATACTTTACAGACCTTTTATTGGCAGGATGCCGTTATGGATAGTTTCAATGGATTTACGCTAGTCGAGCTTCTTTTTGTTGTTGCTATTGTTGGCATACTTTCCGCAGTTAGTTTCCCTGTATATCAGGGGTATGTGTATAGGAGTGAAGTTCAAGGTTTGCACAGTGCGATGATAAACTTTATCACCCCGATAGAAGACGAAATTTTAGCTGGAAATATCTCTCCAGTAGCCGCTGATGTAGTTCTGGACGAGACCGCTGAGGCATTGGTCGACGGGGTGACTGTAACCATGGCTTTCAATGAGAGTAGTGGTACTATCGAAGGGAAGTATGGGGATAAGTCGGGCCTGCTTACCGGTGAGGTGTTGGCGCTAGGAAGAACCGTCGAAGGGGGTTGGCTGTGTTTCTGGAGTGGGGCGGAAGATTACGCCCCCCAGGGTTGTGGGAATTAAGGGTATGGACGCCAGGAGTTGCGCTTTAGATTTAGCGGCACCGGTATCGGTGTCCGAAATGGATGCCTTGTAATTGCGTAAAGTGAGTCTGGCTTATGGTGTGATGCTAGATTTCCTTTCTTGCTAATACCTGCCCCGTTTAGTGTGACATTCTCCTCGTGCTCGATGGCTTCGTAATTACCGCATAAGCAGTGGTGGGATTCTTGCTTTAGTTTAAGATATAGCACAAATGTTGAAATATGAGGTTCTGAGGTTTTAGCCATGCTCCGCATTCTTAGGTATCTAAATTGGAATCAAAGAGAATAAATAGGCTGGCTGCTTATTCTGGTATAATCCATGCATATTGATAGTGCAGGATGGTTTAAACCTGTCAGTGAAGAAAATCGAATTAAGAATTTATGCACGGAGATTGTAATGAATAAGTCAATATTGGGTGTTGGAATTTGTTTTATTATATTTAGCGCGCCAGCAAGTGCGTATTTAGATCCTGGTACGGGTAGCATGGTTATACAGGTGCTGATTG is a genomic window of Sinobacterium norvegicum containing:
- a CDS encoding pilin; its protein translation is MDSFNGFTLVELLFVVAIVGILSAVSFPVYQGYVYRSEVQGLHSAMINFITPIEDEILAGNISPVAADVVLDETAEALVDGVTVTMAFNESSGTIEGKYGDKSGLLTGEVLALGRTVEGGWLCFWSGAEDYAPQGCGN